A window of Ignavibacteriales bacterium contains these coding sequences:
- a CDS encoding metallophosphoesterase, with amino-acid sequence MKLSQQLLFFGIVFSIYGLINFYIIRRALLVVPESYKSLFIITSVIIILSFIAGRFLERISINFFSDTLVWIGSFWIALMFYFFLVFVVIDLLRLINLIIPFFPAFITHNIEKTRRITALIVLILVTVTVVGGYINTKVIITKTYKMKIYKYAGELKSLNIAMASDIHLGTINGKSFLNKLVTEINKLNPDIILLAGDIIDEDLAAVIKNNVGEELTRLKSKYGVYAITGNHEYIGGVEEAYRYLIAHGVNVLRDDKIKIDNAFYVVGREDRSIRQFAGKQRKELKDLLTGVDKSFPVILMDHQPFGLNEALENEIDLQLSGHTHYGQLWPLNFIIEKIYELSWGYGLNGNTHYYVSCGVGGWGPPVRTGSRPEIINFKINFAGPRK; translated from the coding sequence ATGAAATTATCACAGCAGCTTCTTTTTTTCGGAATCGTTTTTTCTATTTACGGATTAATAAATTTTTACATTATCCGTCGTGCACTTTTAGTCGTTCCGGAATCTTACAAATCTTTATTCATAATCACATCGGTAATAATTATTCTTTCTTTTATTGCCGGAAGATTTTTAGAGCGCATCTCTATAAATTTTTTCAGCGATACATTGGTCTGGATCGGTTCATTCTGGATTGCGCTTATGTTTTATTTTTTTCTGGTTTTTGTCGTTATTGACTTACTGAGGTTAATAAATTTGATTATTCCTTTCTTTCCGGCTTTTATTACACACAATATCGAAAAGACCAGACGCATAACCGCGCTTATTGTTCTAATCTTAGTTACTGTAACCGTTGTTGGCGGATACATCAACACAAAAGTTATTATAACAAAGACTTATAAGATGAAAATCTATAAATATGCAGGGGAACTAAAATCTCTAAACATTGCAATGGCTTCCGATATTCATCTTGGAACAATCAACGGTAAATCATTTCTAAATAAACTTGTAACCGAAATCAATAAATTAAATCCGGATATTATTCTGCTTGCGGGCGATATCATTGATGAAGACTTAGCTGCTGTAATAAAAAATAACGTGGGAGAAGAATTGACCCGTCTTAAGTCTAAGTACGGTGTTTATGCAATTACAGGAAATCACGAGTATATCGGCGGCGTAGAAGAGGCATACAGATATTTAATTGCCCACGGTGTAAATGTGTTAAGAGATGACAAAATAAAAATTGATAATGCTTTCTATGTTGTTGGAAGAGAGGATCGCTCTATAAGACAATTTGCGGGAAAACAAAGAAAAGAATTAAAAGATTTGTTGACCGGCGTTGATAAATCTTTTCCGGTTATTTTGATGGACCACCAGCCATTTGGATTAAACGAAGCGCTCGAAAACGAAATTGATTTACAGCTTTCAGGTCACACACACTACGGGCAGCTTTGGCCGCTCAATTTTATAATTGAAAAAATTTATGAGTTGAGTTGGGGTTACGGCCTCAACGGGAATACTCATTACTATGTCTCATGCGGCGTTGGCGGTTGGGGTCCTCCCGTTCGAACTGGAAGCCGTCCAGAAATTATAAACTTCAAAATAAATTTTGCCGGTCCTAGAAAATAA
- a CDS encoding S8 family peptidase: MRKIFFYITLLILFGISVSAGQNVIQKGKSFYISNTLVVKFKKNFSVSPQTLNKSTQNFSVQNFTQLFPPQSKLNKGEESLSRIYLLKYDSPESPVELAAKISKQSNVEWAEPKYIQTIAYSPNDSLFVLNQQKNLERIHAKEAWDITKGDTTVVIGIVDTGVDWTHPDLLANVWYDNGRFVGYDLGGSNGIPDNDPSEDVSSQNRYHGTHVAGIACAVTNNQKGIASIGFNCSFIPVKASRGDMRDANGYPYIYYGYEGIKYAADNKARVINCSWGGFDYSNLGQEVINYAISKGALVVAAAGNDGELTDFYPASFNGVLSVGWSETDSDVISFAANYGRTVDVFAPGTSILSTWAHKLPTDSLYFRISGSSMSSPLVAGLAGLVFSIHRNYTALQVAEQIRVTSDNIEQSNNANLKYLLGRGRVNAFRAVTDTNATSIRATNIKFIDEGNGNGILESGENVSIEITFKNYLKTVSNVNVQLVNIDNDSSIDLLEYNFDTGLIGIPVDSVKNSSNKFKFSIHSNAPLNHDLHLLLKYFINETEIDFQWISARINPTYDTHNVGKITMSITSKGALGFNDFPNNLEGSGFKYNGGDNLLYEGAFMYGTDSNKVMDVARVLQNQDTDFLTVTPVKMILNDGTTQHSVTVFNDDGAVANKLGIETKFHAYTYANVPNDNFVLLIAEMINTTSQNISNLYAGYFFDWDIPADIPTIDSTAYDFQDNFGYAFCTNKTLVSTIVGAALVSSNKYGYYPIDNNAISGSVILTDVNGFSDAEKWITLSSGIVNNKIGPTDISFVISGGDFIIRAHDTLKVGFAIAAGATLSELRNAIKQSRAEYIISALEGDHQKLPTGFELFQNYPNPFNPNTVISWQIAVGAHVTLKVYDLLGREVATLVDDYKQPGIYNSQFSIRNFQLPSGVYFYQLSTGGNIQTKKMILLK, encoded by the coding sequence ATGAGAAAAATATTTTTTTATATAACGTTATTAATTCTTTTCGGAATTTCAGTTAGCGCCGGACAGAACGTAATACAAAAAGGGAAATCGTTTTATATCTCGAACACACTTGTCGTAAAGTTTAAGAAGAACTTTTCTGTGTCTCCACAAACGTTAAATAAATCAACACAAAATTTTTCAGTTCAGAATTTCACACAGCTTTTCCCGCCTCAATCAAAATTGAACAAAGGGGAAGAATCATTAAGCCGCATTTACCTTTTAAAATATGATTCGCCCGAAAGTCCGGTCGAGTTGGCGGCAAAAATTTCAAAACAAAGCAATGTTGAATGGGCTGAACCAAAGTATATTCAAACGATTGCATATTCACCGAACGATTCACTCTTTGTTCTAAATCAGCAGAAAAATTTAGAACGCATTCATGCAAAAGAGGCGTGGGATATTACGAAAGGTGATACAACTGTTGTAATCGGAATAGTTGATACGGGAGTTGATTGGACTCATCCCGATCTTCTGGCAAACGTTTGGTATGACAACGGCCGCTTTGTGGGTTATGATTTAGGCGGCAGCAATGGAATACCGGACAACGATCCGAGCGAGGATGTTTCTTCACAGAACAGATATCATGGAACACACGTTGCAGGAATTGCTTGTGCGGTAACAAATAATCAAAAAGGAATTGCTTCGATCGGGTTCAATTGTTCTTTCATTCCGGTCAAAGCATCGCGCGGGGATATGCGAGACGCAAATGGTTACCCGTACATTTATTACGGTTATGAAGGAATAAAATATGCGGCAGACAATAAAGCGCGGGTTATTAATTGCAGCTGGGGAGGATTTGATTATTCAAATCTTGGCCAAGAAGTAATTAATTATGCAATATCGAAAGGAGCTTTGGTTGTTGCAGCAGCAGGAAACGACGGAGAGCTAACGGATTTTTATCCCGCCAGCTTTAATGGAGTTTTAAGCGTTGGCTGGTCGGAAACAGACAGCGATGTAATTTCTTTTGCCGCAAATTATGGAAGAACGGTGGACGTATTTGCCCCGGGGACATCTATCTTATCAACGTGGGCCCATAAACTCCCCACAGACTCACTCTATTTTAGAATTAGCGGATCATCAATGTCTTCCCCACTTGTTGCAGGATTGGCCGGACTGGTATTTTCAATACACCGGAATTATACAGCACTTCAAGTTGCAGAACAGATACGGGTAACTTCAGACAACATTGAACAATCGAATAACGCGAATTTAAAATATCTTTTGGGCAGAGGAAGAGTAAATGCATTTAGAGCCGTAACTGACACGAACGCAACATCTATTCGCGCAACTAATATTAAATTTATAGACGAAGGAAACGGTAACGGCATATTGGAATCGGGCGAAAATGTTTCTATTGAAATTACTTTTAAGAATTATTTGAAGACAGTCTCAAATGTTAATGTGCAGTTAGTTAACATTGATAACGATAGCTCGATTGATCTACTGGAATACAATTTCGATACGGGGCTAATAGGGATACCGGTGGATTCGGTAAAGAATTCATCAAATAAATTTAAATTTAGCATACACTCTAACGCACCGCTCAACCACGATCTCCATTTACTTTTAAAATATTTTATTAATGAAACTGAAATTGATTTTCAATGGATAAGTGCGCGAATCAATCCAACATACGACACACACAATGTTGGTAAAATAACGATGAGCATTACAAGTAAAGGCGCGCTCGGATTTAATGATTTTCCTAATAATCTAGAAGGATCAGGATTTAAATATAACGGCGGCGATAACCTTTTATATGAAGGCGCTTTTATGTATGGAACTGATTCGAACAAAGTTATGGATGTTGCGAGAGTTTTACAAAATCAAGACACGGATTTCCTAACTGTAACTCCAGTTAAAATGATTCTGAATGATGGAACCACACAACATTCAGTTACAGTTTTTAATGACGACGGTGCCGTTGCAAACAAACTTGGCATAGAAACTAAATTCCACGCATATACTTATGCAAATGTGCCCAATGATAATTTTGTTTTGTTGATAGCCGAAATGATAAACACAACTTCGCAAAACATTAGCAATCTGTATGCGGGATATTTTTTTGATTGGGATATACCGGCAGATATTCCAACTATAGATTCAACCGCTTATGATTTTCAAGATAATTTTGGATATGCTTTTTGTACGAACAAAACCCTTGTGAGCACAATTGTCGGCGCAGCGCTTGTTTCATCTAACAAATACGGATATTATCCGATCGACAATAACGCAATATCCGGTAGTGTAATATTAACAGACGTTAACGGATTTAGCGATGCCGAAAAGTGGATAACACTTTCTAGCGGGATTGTAAATAATAAAATTGGTCCAACAGATATTTCTTTCGTGATTTCAGGCGGCGATTTTATTATTCGGGCACACGACACTTTAAAAGTTGGATTTGCAATAGCAGCAGGGGCAACTCTTAGTGAATTAAGAAATGCAATTAAACAGAGCCGAGCTGAATATATTATTAGTGCGCTCGAAGGAGACCATCAAAAATTACCAACTGGTTTTGAATTATTTCAGAACTATCCGAATCCATTCAACCCCAACACAGTTATCAGTTGGCAAATTGCAGTTGGTGCTCACGTAACTTTGAAAGTTTACGATCTACTGGGAAGAGAAGTAGCGACCTTAGTTGATGATTACAAACAACCAGGAATTTATAATTCGCAATTCTCAATTCGCAATTTTCAATTGCCAAGCGGCGTTTATTTCTATCAATTAAGTACAGGCGGCAACATACAAACGAAGAAAATGATTTTATTGAAATAA
- a CDS encoding M1 family metallopeptidase gives MKNLLTHTSKIFFVIILLTTITQAQNSSIYIPRNIVKAYEKGMRSYDGKPGPNYWINHADYKIQAEVFPKERIVKGTEQIKYYNDSPDSLSRIVFRLYQDVMKKGNSRDFQINPSDETDGVVIDTFMINGVGISTKGRGGLSRSATNMSIRNLEKPIPPKSITTIDVKWSVIIPKETRIRMGAYNDSTLYVAYWYPQVAVYDDIDGWDMIEYGGAVEFYNDKNNFDFDITVPRNFLVWATGTYQNLQEVVKPEIYSRYKEAQESDGIIRIVREEDLKNGATADKEKNVWKFKAEGVPDISFATSSGYIWDGIGAEIDANGRKVFTDAVYPVKSKGWDEVAYYAKLSVENLSKVWPGVPFPYPKITTFNGETMGGGGMEIPMMTNNGMGYTAAGQAGVTLHEIAHTYFPFYMGINERKYAWMDEGWATFFTSALLGSLVKDADEFTGNVLYVSRVMGNEYDTPMILPSIATRGPMLSFNSYPKASISYYVLKDILGDELFKKGLHEYINRWNGKHPIPWDYFFTFNDVTKEDLSWFWNPWYFERDYPDLGIKSVSSKKGKTEIVIEKIGNVPVPIDLKITYIDDSAEEIHNSASMWRDGKKEITVSVNTTKEIKKVEINSKLVPDANEKNNVYEVKKK, from the coding sequence ATGAAAAATTTGTTAACACACACATCAAAAATATTCTTTGTAATAATTTTATTAACCACCATAACACAAGCACAAAATTCTTCCATCTACATTCCACGCAATATTGTTAAAGCATACGAAAAGGGAATGCGGTCTTACGACGGGAAACCTGGACCGAATTATTGGATAAATCACGCCGACTATAAAATCCAAGCAGAAGTATTTCCTAAAGAGCGAATTGTAAAAGGAACCGAACAAATTAAATATTATAACGATAGTCCGGATTCACTAAGCAGGATAGTTTTTCGTTTGTATCAGGACGTTATGAAGAAAGGGAACAGTCGAGATTTTCAAATTAATCCGTCAGATGAAACAGATGGAGTAGTGATTGATACATTTATGATCAACGGAGTTGGAATTAGTACAAAAGGAAGAGGAGGTCTTTCCAGAAGCGCAACAAACATGAGTATAAGAAATTTAGAAAAACCAATTCCTCCGAAATCAATTACAACTATTGATGTTAAGTGGTCGGTCATAATTCCTAAAGAAACGCGCATAAGAATGGGTGCTTACAACGACTCAACCCTTTATGTTGCGTATTGGTATCCTCAAGTAGCCGTTTATGATGACATTGATGGATGGGACATGATCGAATATGGGGGAGCAGTAGAATTCTACAACGACAAAAATAATTTTGATTTTGATATCACAGTACCACGAAATTTTCTAGTCTGGGCAACAGGAACATATCAGAATCTGCAGGAAGTAGTAAAACCCGAAATTTATTCCCGTTATAAAGAAGCACAAGAATCAGACGGCATTATTAGAATCGTGCGGGAAGAAGATTTGAAAAACGGTGCTACAGCAGACAAAGAAAAAAATGTCTGGAAATTTAAAGCAGAAGGGGTTCCGGATATTTCTTTTGCAACAAGCAGCGGATACATCTGGGATGGAATCGGCGCAGAGATTGATGCAAATGGCAGAAAAGTTTTTACCGACGCAGTTTATCCGGTCAAATCCAAAGGGTGGGACGAAGTAGCTTACTATGCAAAACTTTCGGTAGAAAATCTTTCTAAAGTTTGGCCGGGTGTTCCGTTTCCATATCCGAAGATCACTACGTTCAACGGAGAAACAATGGGTGGCGGCGGAATGGAAATTCCAATGATGACAAACAACGGCATGGGCTATACAGCAGCAGGTCAAGCCGGGGTTACGCTTCACGAAATTGCTCACACATATTTTCCGTTTTATATGGGAATTAATGAACGCAAGTATGCCTGGATGGATGAAGGCTGGGCAACTTTTTTTACTTCAGCATTGTTAGGCAGCCTTGTTAAAGATGCGGACGAATTTACGGGGAATGTACTTTATGTTAGCAGAGTAATGGGCAACGAATATGATACACCGATGATACTTCCCTCAATTGCAACGCGCGGACCAATGCTTTCGTTTAATTCATATCCAAAAGCGTCTATCTCATATTATGTTCTTAAAGATATTTTGGGCGATGAATTGTTTAAGAAAGGATTGCATGAATATATTAATAGATGGAACGGAAAACACCCGATACCCTGGGATTACTTTTTTACATTCAACGATGTTACAAAAGAAGACTTAAGCTGGTTCTGGAATCCATGGTATTTCGAAAGGGATTATCCGGATCTCGGTATTAAAAGTGTAAGTTCAAAAAAAGGGAAAACAGAAATAGTAATTGAAAAAATTGGAAATGTTCCCGTTCCCATTGATTTAAAAATAACTTATATAGATGATTCTGCCGAAGAAATTCATAATAGTGCTTCTATGTGGAGAGACGGAAAGAAAGAAATTACCGTAAGCGTTAATACAACGAAAGAGATTAAAAAGGTTGAGATTAATTCAAAATTAGTTCCCGATGCAAACGAAAAGAATAACGTTTACGAAGTAAAGAAAAAATAA
- a CDS encoding M1 family metallopeptidase: protein MNRKILISVIFLLTAISFAQKSSLTIPRNIQKAIDKGTRTQEGNPGPNYWQNSADYKIKAELEPKTRILTGTEEITYYNNSPDTLKQIVIKILMDIYRKGNMLDFEIDSKALTDGMKSNGIFVDGKEYKTDGTSPKLRREGTNLFLTLEKPIVPKSKAEIKCDWNFIIPNTSQIRMGAYDSTTFFVAYWFPQVAVYDDIDGWDVINYTGQTETYNDFSNYDVKLTIPKNFLVWATGVLLNPKEVLSSEVYEKYKKAYNSPEVVKIVEEKDYQKGLITADEEKLTYKFRAENVMDFAFATSDHYLWDGSSVVVDKKEGRASFVDAAYNKSSKDFYNVAELARKAIESFSTQIPGRPYPYPEMTVFNGEGGMEYPMMVNDSSEPELQGTVHLTSHEISHTYFPFFMGINERKYAWMDEGWATMLPFDFQTANAPGYDPRTRNALGYNNFAGNEQDIPPMVLSYELRGASYRTASYRRPGAAYEFLRQLLGDDLFKKCLHEYMNRWNSKHPIPFDFFFTFNETAGQNLDWYLKPWFFENKYPDLSLTAKNIEGGVSVNVSNKGGLPVPIKIKFYYDDGTDAFVYDKTASEWKDENIGITTFISSKKKVIKVELGSSQIPDVNLKDNTVELK, encoded by the coding sequence ATGAACAGAAAAATTCTTATTTCGGTAATTTTTCTTTTAACTGCAATTTCGTTTGCTCAGAAATCTTCTTTAACGATTCCGCGAAACATTCAAAAAGCAATTGATAAAGGCACGCGCACGCAAGAAGGGAATCCCGGACCAAATTATTGGCAGAACAGCGCTGATTATAAAATCAAAGCCGAGCTGGAACCCAAAACAAGAATTCTAACCGGAACGGAAGAGATTACTTACTATAATAATAGTCCCGATACTTTGAAACAGATCGTAATTAAAATCTTAATGGATATTTACCGAAAAGGAAACATGCTGGATTTTGAAATAGACAGCAAAGCATTAACAGACGGAATGAAGTCAAATGGAATCTTTGTTGACGGCAAAGAATACAAAACCGATGGGACGAGTCCGAAGTTGCGAAGAGAAGGAACGAATCTATTTCTAACATTAGAAAAACCAATTGTTCCAAAATCAAAAGCGGAAATAAAATGCGACTGGAATTTTATCATTCCGAACACATCACAAATTAGAATGGGCGCATACGACAGCACAACTTTCTTCGTGGCATATTGGTTTCCGCAAGTTGCAGTGTATGATGATATAGACGGCTGGGATGTTATAAATTACACGGGACAAACAGAAACTTATAACGATTTCTCTAATTACGATGTTAAGTTAACCATTCCGAAAAACTTTTTAGTCTGGGCAACAGGCGTTCTGCTAAATCCGAAAGAAGTTTTATCGTCAGAGGTTTATGAGAAATATAAAAAAGCATATAACTCCCCAGAAGTTGTGAAAATAGTTGAAGAGAAAGATTATCAAAAAGGATTAATAACGGCTGACGAAGAAAAGCTCACGTATAAATTCAGAGCGGAGAATGTAATGGATTTTGCTTTTGCCACAAGCGATCATTATTTGTGGGACGGCTCCAGCGTGGTTGTAGATAAAAAAGAAGGAAGGGCTTCATTTGTAGATGCGGCTTATAATAAATCATCAAAAGATTTTTATAATGTAGCAGAACTTGCACGCAAAGCGATCGAAAGTTTTTCAACACAAATTCCGGGGCGGCCATATCCATATCCCGAAATGACAGTGTTCAACGGAGAAGGAGGAATGGAATACCCGATGATGGTGAACGATTCATCCGAGCCTGAACTCCAAGGCACTGTTCATCTAACCTCGCACGAAATATCTCACACATACTTTCCGTTTTTTATGGGAATCAACGAGCGCAAGTACGCGTGGATGGATGAAGGCTGGGCAACAATGCTTCCGTTTGATTTTCAAACTGCAAACGCACCAGGATACGATCCGAGAACAAGAAATGCATTAGGCTATAATAATTTTGCCGGTAACGAACAGGACATACCGCCAATGGTTTTGTCTTACGAATTGAGAGGCGCTTCTTACAGAACCGCTTCATACCGAAGACCCGGCGCAGCATATGAATTTTTACGTCAGTTGCTTGGCGACGATCTTTTCAAAAAATGTTTGCATGAATACATGAATCGTTGGAACAGCAAACATCCGATCCCCTTTGATTTCTTTTTTACATTTAATGAAACGGCAGGACAAAATTTAGACTGGTATTTAAAACCATGGTTTTTTGAAAACAAATATCCCGATCTATCTCTAACAGCTAAAAATATTGAAGGCGGTGTAAGCGTAAACGTTTCTAACAAGGGTGGATTACCTGTTCCGATTAAAATAAAATTTTATTACGATGACGGAACAGATGCGTTTGTTTATGATAAAACAGCAAGCGAATGGAAAGACGAAAATATTGGAATTACGACCTTCATTTCTTCAAAGAAGAAAGTGATAAAAGTCGAGCTCGGCAGCAGTCAAATACCGGACGTTAATTTGAAGGATAATACCGTTGAATTAAAATAA
- a CDS encoding aminotransferase class I/II-fold pyridoxal phosphate-dependent enzyme has protein sequence MSDNKKLQFDSKTVHAGMDDYEFGPVVPPIYQTSTFKFESVEQGASLFKGEGCGYIYTRLENPTIEAMENAVAELEGGHKALGCASGMAAISTIFFSLLKSGDHVVCSKFVYGPTLTLLQNILGKFGVETTFVDTAFPEEIEKAMKPNTKIVYVETPGNPTLAISDLEAASKIAHAHGALVVVDNTFMSPALQQPFKFGVDVILHSMTKFLNGHADVVAGIVVVKDEEMFIKMRKVLNQTGGVIDPFNSFLVHRGLKTLSVRMQKHCENAQLVAEYLENHPKVKWVRYPGLKSHPNYQIGLKQHNGTGGMIAFELKGGLKAGEVMMNSVKLCMLAVSLGGVESLIQHPASMTHFSMGEEARKAGGITDGLVRFSVGIENVKDIIDDLEQALAKIPKMEKAEA, from the coding sequence ATGTCCGATAACAAAAAATTACAATTCGATTCCAAAACAGTTCACGCAGGAATGGATGATTATGAATTCGGTCCGGTGGTTCCGCCGATCTATCAAACCTCCACATTTAAATTCGAATCCGTAGAACAGGGCGCATCTCTTTTCAAAGGAGAAGGATGCGGATATATATATACACGATTAGAGAACCCAACTATCGAGGCGATGGAAAATGCAGTTGCGGAATTAGAAGGCGGGCACAAAGCATTAGGATGCGCGAGCGGAATGGCCGCGATCAGCACAATATTTTTTTCCTTGCTTAAATCCGGCGATCATGTTGTCTGCTCAAAATTTGTTTACGGACCAACACTTACTCTTCTTCAAAACATTTTAGGAAAGTTCGGAGTTGAAACAACGTTTGTAGATACGGCATTTCCCGAAGAAATTGAAAAGGCAATGAAGCCGAACACAAAAATAGTTTATGTTGAAACGCCGGGAAACCCAACACTTGCAATTTCAGATCTCGAAGCGGCATCAAAAATTGCACACGCACACGGCGCACTCGTTGTTGTTGATAATACATTTATGAGTCCAGCACTTCAGCAGCCATTTAAATTCGGTGTTGATGTAATTCTGCACAGCATGACGAAGTTTTTAAATGGACACGCAGACGTTGTTGCCGGAATAGTTGTTGTTAAAGATGAAGAGATGTTTATTAAGATGAGAAAAGTTTTAAATCAAACCGGCGGAGTAATAGATCCGTTCAATTCATTTCTAGTTCACCGAGGATTAAAAACACTTTCTGTGCGAATGCAAAAACATTGCGAGAATGCACAACTCGTTGCAGAGTATTTGGAGAATCATCCGAAAGTAAAATGGGTTCGCTATCCCGGACTTAAGAGTCATCCAAATTATCAAATCGGTTTGAAACAGCACAACGGAACCGGCGGAATGATCGCGTTCGAATTAAAAGGTGGACTGAAAGCCGGAGAAGTAATGATGAATTCTGTTAAGTTATGCATGCTTGCGGTATCGCTCGGCGGAGTTGAAAGTTTAATCCAACATCCCGCAAGCATGACTCACTTTTCCATGGGCGAAGAAGCACGCAAAGCAGGAGGCATTACTGATGGTCTCGTTCGTTTTTCGGTTGGAATTGAAAACGTAAAAGATATTATTGATGATCTTGAGCAGGCACTTGCAAAAATTCCTAAGATGGAAAAAGCAGAAGCGTAA
- a CDS encoding HEPN domain-containing protein — translation METIIDKFYNDYKNLVDFLDENKQPSLKIEAENNFSKNLLLAAASFHEQELTDIIRSFILAITQQDEKAISFFENKAMKRQYHTFFQWESNNANSFFGLFGEKIKTEMEKEAKLNEKLDKAIKAFLEIGRLRNTMVHGNYAAFNLEKTAQELYDLFISANYFLERFKTKLLESKIASVFPEVKCENTEE, via the coding sequence ATGGAAACCATAATTGATAAATTTTATAACGATTACAAAAACTTGGTTGATTTCCTTGACGAAAACAAACAACCCTCCTTAAAAATAGAAGCAGAAAATAATTTTAGTAAAAATTTATTATTGGCCGCGGCTAGTTTTCATGAACAAGAATTAACTGACATAATAAGAAGCTTTATCTTGGCGATAACACAACAAGATGAAAAAGCAATTTCGTTTTTTGAAAATAAAGCCATGAAAAGACAGTATCATACATTTTTTCAATGGGAGAGCAACAACGCAAATAGCTTCTTTGGTCTATTTGGTGAAAAAATTAAAACAGAAATGGAGAAAGAAGCCAAACTAAACGAAAAACTAGATAAAGCGATAAAGGCATTTTTAGAAATTGGTAGACTAAGGAACACAATGGTTCATGGAAACTATGCAGCTTTTAATTTAGAAAAAACAGCCCAAGAATTATATGATCTTTTTATAAGCGCTAATTATTTTTTAGAAAGATTTAAAACAAAACTTTTAGAGAGTAAAATTGCCAGCGTTTTTCCGGAAGTGAAATGCGAAAACACAGAGGAATAA
- a CDS encoding DUF262 domain-containing protein produces the protein MEEKNNNWYEDPSEDEDQEYHFGEYDITSTPNDFNIKTIFDFINSGVVKLPDFQRNYVWDINRASKLIESIIIGLPIPQLFLYEKGKNEFLVIDGQQRLMTIYYFIKMRFPKKERRVELRKIFDIKGEIPEEILYDKDFFTDFYLKLPPEVPGQLNKLDKLNYATLKDFKTTFDLRPIRNVIIKQNFPPDDDSSIHEIFNRLNSGGMNLKPQEIRSSLYHSDFYRMLSRINLLPEWRNLIARDEPDIHMKDIEIILRCFALLISGNNYRAPMSKFLNLFSKSAKSYSTEQIQIFETVFILFLNAAKQLALTEYIASSGKFNISTLEAIFRAMCEVSLNGPNPVIMAPDRKKIEELKNDEGFRKAVLESTVSKKNVEERFKIAKKILFEK, from the coding sequence ATGGAAGAGAAAAATAATAACTGGTATGAAGATCCTTCGGAAGACGAAGATCAAGAATATCATTTTGGAGAATATGACATAACATCAACGCCGAATGATTTTAATATCAAAACAATCTTTGATTTCATTAATTCTGGAGTAGTAAAACTCCCAGACTTTCAGCGTAATTATGTTTGGGATATAAACAGGGCGTCAAAGCTAATCGAATCTATAATTATTGGACTTCCGATACCACAATTATTTCTTTATGAAAAAGGCAAAAACGAATTTTTAGTTATTGATGGCCAACAGCGGCTAATGACAATTTATTATTTTATAAAGATGAGATTTCCAAAGAAAGAAAGAAGGGTAGAGCTAAGGAAAATTTTTGATATCAAAGGAGAAATACCAGAAGAAATATTATATGACAAAGATTTTTTCACAGATTTTTATTTGAAATTACCGCCAGAAGTCCCAGGCCAGCTTAATAAACTAGATAAGTTAAATTACGCAACACTCAAGGATTTTAAGACAACGTTTGACCTTCGGCCTATACGGAATGTTATAATAAAACAAAATTTTCCACCAGACGACGACTCTTCTATCCATGAAATCTTTAATCGTTTAAATTCCGGCGGAATGAATTTAAAACCACAAGAAATTCGTAGCAGTTTATATCATTCAGATTTTTACAGGATGTTATCAAGAATAAACTTACTTCCAGAATGGCGCAATCTGATAGCTCGTGATGAACCGGACATACACATGAAAGACATAGAAATAATTTTAAGATGTTTTGCTTTATTGATAAGCGGTAATAACTATAGAGCGCCAATGTCGAAATTTTTAAATCTCTTTTCAAAATCAGCAAAATCCTATTCTACAGAACAAATACAAATATTTGAAACAGTATTTATTCTTTTCTTAAACGCAGCAAAACAATTAGCGCTTACTGAGTATATAGCTAGTTCGGGAAAGTTTAATATATCTACACTTGAGGCCATTTTTAGGGCAATGTGCGAGGTTTCGCTTAACGGACCCAATCCTGTAATTATGGCTCCCGATAGAAAAAAAATTGAAGAGTTAAAGAACGACGAAGGATTTAGAAAAGCAGTATTAGAAAGTACAGTTAGCAAGAAAAATGTGGAAGAACGGTTCAAAATAGCAAAGAAAATTTTGTTTGAAAAGTAG